The following coding sequences are from one Chloracidobacterium sp. window:
- a CDS encoding valine--tRNA ligase: protein MELAKAYDPKNAEENHYKRWEEGGFFAPEINQDPDAVKYSIVIPPPNVTGSLHMGHALQHTIMDVLTRRKRMQGFRTLWLPGTDHAGISVQRKVVEQLKKDEHKKPLDIGREEFLRRCWVWKEQYGNTITEQMRREGASVDWSRHRFTMDEGLSAAVRSVFVSLYEEGNIYRGLRIVNWCPKDKTVLSDLEVKEESRKDGKLTYLRYPVKGTDRTITVATTRPETMLGDTAVAVNPSDERYKDLIGMTVDLPLTGREIPIIADEYVDAEFGTGAVKITPAHDPNDYQIGQRHDLPQLLVMNEDATMNAAAGTEFEGLDRFIARAKVVERFEELGLLEKVDDYEITLPVCERCKTIVEPILSEQWFVKMDELRDLGLEMAKDKVPHFSPEVPHQKVYMTWLENLKDWTISRQLWWGHQIPAWYDSDRNVYVARSAEEAKEKSGGKELTQDSDVLDTWFSSGLWAFSTFGWTGEEVGVKETVGEGEISSLPLPNSSTPRLPDLETFLPTDVLVTGRDIIFLWVSRMMMLTKKFTGQVAFNDCVITGTVLGKDGKPMSKSRNNGVDPIEMFDKFGVDATRIYLASIATGADIRWNDTGVETYRNFANKIWNATRFCLMNATGTQAPSPATPVPAASDDEVSTTSASRSGTLAGEGACVPGETSLADRWIVSRLNKTAIDVNKALDKYEFHTSVSLLYHFFWDDFCDWYIELRKDEINAGDAAATTRMLTIIEQALRMLHPFMPYLTEELWLKLPGTSSAMHNAAYREADATIMLADYPKGDVSLIDERAESEMQAVIDVITRVRNIRAEMNIPVANKFAVHIAADAAFQEVFKANEAQILKLAKADSLVISGELDVPRASAKAVTTNARLAVPLEGLIDFDKERERLNTAITKLAEEKSRLDAQLSNANFVERAPADKVQELRDRATELEHQITTLNNNLEALG from the coding sequence ATGGAACTCGCAAAGGCCTACGACCCGAAAAACGCCGAAGAAAATCATTACAAACGCTGGGAAGAAGGCGGTTTTTTTGCTCCTGAGATCAATCAGGACCCTGACGCCGTCAAATATTCGATCGTGATTCCGCCGCCAAATGTGACGGGCAGCCTGCATATGGGCCACGCCCTCCAACACACTATTATGGATGTGCTCACGCGTCGCAAGCGTATGCAGGGGTTTCGCACGCTGTGGCTGCCCGGAACCGATCATGCCGGTATTTCGGTTCAGCGAAAGGTCGTCGAGCAGCTTAAGAAAGACGAACACAAAAAGCCGCTGGATATCGGGCGTGAGGAGTTCTTGCGTCGTTGTTGGGTATGGAAGGAACAGTACGGCAATACGATCACGGAACAAATGCGCCGCGAAGGTGCGTCGGTTGATTGGTCGCGTCACCGCTTCACGATGGACGAAGGCCTTTCCGCCGCAGTTCGTAGCGTTTTCGTTTCGCTTTATGAGGAAGGAAACATCTATCGCGGCCTGCGTATCGTCAACTGGTGCCCGAAGGACAAGACGGTCCTCTCCGATCTCGAGGTCAAAGAAGAATCGCGAAAGGACGGCAAACTTACATACCTCAGGTACCCGGTAAAGGGAACTGACCGCACGATCACAGTCGCCACCACCCGGCCCGAAACAATGCTCGGCGATACTGCAGTCGCCGTAAATCCATCGGACGAAAGGTACAAGGATCTGATCGGAATGACCGTTGATCTGCCGCTAACGGGCCGCGAAATTCCGATAATTGCGGACGAATACGTCGATGCCGAGTTTGGTACCGGTGCCGTCAAGATCACGCCGGCTCACGACCCTAATGATTATCAGATCGGGCAACGCCACGATCTGCCGCAGTTGCTGGTGATGAATGAAGACGCGACGATGAATGCCGCGGCCGGCACCGAATTCGAGGGGTTAGATCGTTTTATTGCTCGGGCGAAGGTCGTCGAGCGTTTCGAGGAACTCGGATTGCTCGAGAAGGTCGACGATTACGAGATCACGCTTCCGGTCTGCGAACGATGCAAAACGATCGTCGAGCCGATACTTTCGGAACAGTGGTTCGTCAAGATGGATGAGCTCCGCGATCTGGGACTTGAAATGGCAAAGGACAAAGTGCCGCATTTCTCGCCCGAAGTTCCGCACCAGAAGGTTTACATGACGTGGCTCGAGAATCTAAAAGACTGGACGATCTCGCGGCAGCTTTGGTGGGGACATCAGATACCGGCGTGGTACGACTCGGACAGGAATGTCTATGTCGCCCGGTCTGCCGAAGAAGCGAAAGAGAAATCCGGCGGTAAGGAACTGACGCAGGACAGCGATGTACTCGATACCTGGTTTTCAAGCGGGCTATGGGCGTTCTCGACGTTTGGCTGGACGGGTGAGGAAGTTGGGGTGAAAGAGACTGTGGGAGAAGGGGAGATTTCTTCTCTTCCACTCCCCAACTCCTCCACTCCCCGACTCCCCGACTTGGAAACCTTTCTCCCGACCGACGTGCTCGTCACAGGCCGCGACATTATATTTCTGTGGGTGTCGCGGATGATGATGTTGACGAAGAAGTTCACGGGGCAGGTTGCTTTTAATGACTGCGTGATCACGGGCACTGTTCTTGGCAAAGACGGCAAGCCGATGTCCAAATCGCGTAACAACGGCGTCGATCCGATCGAGATGTTCGACAAGTTTGGCGTGGACGCGACGCGTATTTATCTCGCCAGTATCGCGACCGGAGCAGACATTCGCTGGAACGACACCGGAGTCGAAACTTACCGCAACTTTGCCAACAAGATCTGGAACGCCACGCGGTTTTGTTTGATGAATGCGACTGGAACGCAGGCGCCCTCGCCTGCAACGCCTGTTCCGGCGGCGTCCGACGATGAAGTATCGACAACATCAGCGTCCCGAAGCGGAACGCTTGCAGGCGAGGGCGCCTGCGTTCCCGGCGAAACCTCTCTCGCTGACCGCTGGATAGTCTCGAGGCTGAATAAAACTGCGATCGACGTCAACAAAGCCCTAGACAAATACGAATTCCACACCTCGGTCAGTCTTCTTTATCATTTCTTTTGGGATGATTTCTGCGATTGGTACATCGAGCTTCGCAAAGACGAGATCAACGCAGGTGACGCGGCGGCCACGACGCGAATGCTGACGATCATTGAGCAAGCCCTGCGGATGCTGCATCCCTTTATGCCGTATTTGACGGAGGAATTGTGGCTCAAGCTGCCGGGAACTTCGTCCGCGATGCATAATGCGGCGTACCGAGAGGCCGACGCGACGATCATGCTCGCGGATTATCCAAAAGGTGATGTCAGTTTGATCGACGAGCGGGCCGAGAGCGAGATGCAGGCGGTGATCGACGTGATCACGCGAGTGCGTAACATCCGAGCGGAGATGAATATCCCTGTCGCGAACAAGTTTGCGGTGCATATCGCGGCTGATGCAGCGTTTCAGGAAGTTTTCAAGGCGAACGAAGCTCAGATCCTAAAGCTCGCAAAGGCCGACAGTCTCGTCATCTCGGGCGAACTCGACGTTCCGCGTGCTTCGGCAAAGGCCGTGACGACAAACGCACGCCTCGCCGTGCCGCTCGAAGGCCTGATCGACTTTGACAAAGAACGCGAGCGGCTCAACACCGCCATCACCAAGCTCGCCGAAGAGAAATCCCGCCTCGACGCCCAGCTCTCCAACGCAAACTTCGTCGAACGTGCCCCCGCCGACAAAGTCCAAGAACTCCGTGACCGCGCCACCGAGCTAGAGCATCAAATAACCACGCTCAACAACAATCTGGAGGCTTTGGGTTAG
- the nadC gene encoding carboxylating nicotinate-nucleotide diphosphorylase, whose product MAAIGEFLAEDIGRGDITTKATVPPDTRGIGRFLAKEYLVLCGLDVAEAVFFHLDPDNAEIETTANEGDEIEEGTVFATLKGYADVLLVGERTALNLIQRLSGIATLTRQYVKAVEGTNASIVDTRKTTPGLRALEKYAVRIGGGKNHRMGLDDGVLIKDNHIALAGGITEAVKAAKNSVGHLHKIEVEITNWAQLREAMLAGAEIVMLDNQTPEETAKLVGMARDINPSVLIEASGGMDLDRVRSYAEAGVDLISVGRLTHSARAMDISFKIQIA is encoded by the coding sequence ATGGCGGCCATCGGCGAGTTTCTCGCTGAGGATATTGGCCGCGGTGACATTACGACCAAAGCGACGGTTCCGCCCGATACCCGCGGGATCGGACGTTTTTTGGCGAAGGAGTACCTGGTACTGTGTGGCCTAGATGTTGCGGAAGCAGTGTTTTTCCACCTCGACCCGGACAACGCTGAGATCGAAACGACCGCTAACGAGGGCGACGAGATCGAAGAGGGAACGGTTTTTGCCACACTGAAGGGCTACGCCGACGTTCTATTGGTCGGCGAGCGTACCGCTCTAAATCTGATCCAGCGTCTGAGCGGTATCGCAACGCTTACCCGGCAGTATGTAAAGGCCGTCGAGGGTACCAATGCCTCGATCGTTGACACACGAAAGACGACGCCCGGACTGAGGGCTCTCGAGAAGTATGCGGTCAGGATCGGCGGCGGTAAAAATCACCGAATGGGCCTCGATGACGGCGTTCTGATCAAGGACAATCACATTGCACTTGCCGGTGGTATTACCGAGGCCGTAAAAGCCGCCAAGAATAGCGTCGGCCATCTGCACAAGATCGAAGTTGAGATCACCAATTGGGCACAACTTCGCGAAGCAATGCTGGCGGGCGCCGAGATCGTGATGCTCGACAACCAAACTCCTGAGGAAACGGCAAAGCTTGTCGGTATGGCCCGCGACATCAACCCTTCGGTTCTGATCGAGGCGTCGGGTGGTATGGATCTCGACCGTGTTCGTTCCTATGCTGAGGCAGGCGTTGATCTGATCTCGGTGGGTCGTCTGACACATTCGGCACGGGCAATGGATATTTCATTCAAGATCCAGATCGCGTAG
- a CDS encoding CPBP family intramembrane metalloprotease: MKIKNQIIFGKDDRVRSGWRAIVFVIAFGFSGLLFFSAGFALLSVLGFDILPGTPPFLVANGVLSLIPALLVGWGCGKLFEGLPYRALGAAFTGPWFRNFLYGLALGGCTLGVSVAIAMIFGGMRFELNNSSGTKAVAVSLLSSFLVFAVASAFEESLFRGYILQTFARSGLAWLAIAITAVFFGAVHLGNPNAGLISTANTVLAGIWFGVAYLRTRDLWFVWGLHLMWNFAQGSVFGIEVSGMNDLVTAPVLKEIDSGPMWLTGTTYGIEGGIACTIAIILSILPIKILLEKEVSLPATQTLLRRIVLGLWYYSSLRFPTRSGS; the protein is encoded by the coding sequence TTGAAGATTAAGAATCAGATAATTTTTGGCAAAGACGACCGCGTCAGAAGCGGTTGGCGGGCGATCGTATTCGTCATCGCGTTCGGATTTTCGGGCCTTTTGTTCTTCTCGGCGGGCTTCGCACTGCTGAGTGTCCTGGGGTTCGATATTCTTCCGGGCACACCTCCCTTTTTAGTTGCAAACGGCGTGCTTTCACTGATTCCGGCACTGTTGGTCGGTTGGGGTTGCGGCAAGCTCTTTGAAGGATTGCCTTACAGGGCTCTCGGGGCGGCATTTACGGGACCGTGGTTTCGTAATTTTTTATATGGCCTCGCACTCGGGGGTTGCACGCTCGGCGTTTCCGTCGCGATCGCGATGATCTTTGGCGGAATGCGTTTCGAACTTAATAATAGCAGCGGCACAAAGGCAGTTGCCGTTTCGCTGCTATCATCATTTTTGGTCTTTGCTGTGGCGTCGGCATTCGAAGAATCGCTTTTCCGCGGCTATATACTCCAAACATTTGCCCGATCCGGACTTGCCTGGCTTGCGATCGCCATTACGGCCGTTTTTTTTGGGGCGGTTCATCTAGGCAATCCCAACGCCGGACTGATCTCGACCGCTAACACCGTCCTTGCCGGGATCTGGTTCGGTGTTGCGTATTTAAGGACTCGCGACCTGTGGTTCGTGTGGGGGTTGCACCTGATGTGGAACTTTGCTCAGGGATCGGTCTTCGGAATAGAGGTCAGCGGGATGAACGATCTGGTCACCGCTCCGGTGCTGAAAGAGATCGACTCCGGCCCAATGTGGCTAACCGGCACCACCTACGGCATCGAAGGCGGCATCGCATGCACCATCGCGATTATACTCTCGATTCTCCCAATTAAGATTCTACTGGAAAAAGAAGTATCGCTACCAGCGACACAGACGCTACTGAGAAGAATTGTTCTAGGCCTCTGGTATTATTCTTCGCTGAGATTTCCTACGCGATCTGGATCTTGA
- a CDS encoding HAMP domain-containing protein has product MLKLPKVMVETVPQKPKRKVPWVLGLVVLALLFFLVLLQSSNLWKTFSAETASDTLLLYALSSLNFVAFVVFGFIFLRSIAKLLRERREFQIGARIKTRLLGYFAIVSLLPILAMAGFSYLYMNRALERWFTQIPENVVREAREVQSQSIADRTSRLDDAAKMIAALIERSQPSEADLAKIADAGKLAHIEVLAKDNRTIAVFDRDVGPEQRVELDSIVNLIRTDKLSERELKDGIGFDAAVVPMAGDRKLMIVPDPYSGQNVGQIVENSLLEFDRLKDKQANVRWVGLLTLGVLTFLLIFASSWIAFYIARGLTVPIKALAEGADEIARGNLGFHVDAFAEDELALLVSAFNEMSARLQANSTELTQRQRYIETVVATLPNGVISFDQRGLVGTINPAALNILRLEVADFAGVEIDKIVRDENLPVLERLLSRAKRVGHASEQTILKRSLADGSTEVSSDLPVVLTAAALPDDNGVVLVIEDLSELISAQRASAWQEVARRMAHEIKNPLTPIQLSAERIAKKCVETPLVANADVGIHTSVGPEQARRIVKEGTDTILREVESLKAMVDEFSRFARLPNAKLETCGINDIVRRSLSMYQDRVADLAIIADLSEDLPDVSADAEQLKRVFVNLIQNAIEAFPADSEDRQINISTRYEIARDLVVVEVADNGAGILPSDLQKLFQPYFSTKGRGTGLGLAIVQRIIGEHQGKIKVAANHPRGAKFIIELPTIG; this is encoded by the coding sequence ATGCTAAAATTGCCAAAAGTAATGGTCGAAACAGTGCCGCAAAAACCAAAGCGCAAGGTTCCTTGGGTCCTCGGCCTCGTGGTATTAGCTCTATTGTTTTTTCTAGTATTGCTTCAATCCTCCAATCTCTGGAAGACATTTTCAGCCGAAACGGCCAGCGACACACTGTTGCTTTACGCACTTTCGTCCCTGAATTTCGTAGCCTTTGTCGTTTTCGGGTTTATCTTTTTGCGGAGCATCGCGAAGCTGCTTCGTGAGCGGCGAGAGTTTCAGATCGGTGCTCGTATCAAGACACGCTTGCTCGGATATTTTGCGATCGTGAGTTTGCTGCCGATCCTCGCTATGGCCGGTTTTTCGTACTTGTATATGAATCGGGCTCTCGAGCGATGGTTCACGCAGATACCGGAGAACGTCGTTCGTGAGGCACGAGAAGTTCAGAGTCAATCCATAGCGGACAGAACGTCCAGGTTGGATGATGCCGCCAAGATGATTGCCGCCCTGATAGAGCGATCTCAACCGTCCGAGGCAGACCTTGCAAAGATCGCGGACGCGGGAAAACTGGCACATATCGAGGTGCTCGCTAAGGATAATCGCACGATCGCCGTTTTTGACCGCGACGTTGGCCCTGAACAACGTGTCGAACTCGATTCGATCGTCAATCTGATCCGCACGGATAAACTTAGTGAACGTGAGCTAAAAGACGGCATTGGTTTTGATGCCGCCGTTGTTCCGATGGCGGGCGACCGCAAGTTGATGATCGTGCCTGATCCATACAGCGGTCAGAACGTCGGGCAGATCGTCGAAAACTCTTTATTGGAATTTGACCGACTTAAGGACAAGCAGGCGAACGTCCGCTGGGTGGGACTACTGACGCTGGGAGTGCTCACCTTTCTGTTGATCTTTGCGTCCTCGTGGATCGCTTTTTATATCGCCCGCGGCCTTACCGTGCCGATCAAGGCACTTGCCGAAGGTGCTGACGAGATCGCTCGCGGAAATCTTGGGTTCCACGTGGACGCTTTTGCCGAGGACGAGCTAGCTCTATTAGTTTCGGCTTTCAACGAGATGTCTGCCCGCCTCCAAGCAAACTCGACCGAGTTGACACAACGCCAGCGATATATCGAAACGGTTGTCGCAACGCTGCCCAATGGGGTCATCTCGTTTGATCAGCGGGGGCTGGTCGGCACCATCAATCCCGCAGCATTGAATATACTAAGGCTTGAGGTCGCGGATTTTGCGGGGGTCGAGATCGATAAGATCGTGCGGGATGAAAATTTGCCGGTCCTCGAACGGTTATTGTCGCGAGCAAAGCGCGTCGGTCACGCCTCGGAGCAAACAATTTTGAAGCGATCCCTCGCGGATGGGAGTACGGAGGTCTCGTCCGATCTGCCGGTCGTACTCACCGCCGCAGCGCTGCCTGACGATAACGGTGTGGTGCTGGTGATCGAGGATCTGTCTGAGTTGATCAGTGCGCAGCGGGCATCGGCTTGGCAGGAGGTCGCCAGGCGAATGGCTCACGAGATTAAAAACCCGCTGACCCCGATCCAACTATCCGCTGAGCGGATCGCCAAGAAGTGCGTAGAGACGCCATTGGTGGCAAATGCGGACGTGGGAATACACACAAGTGTCGGCCCCGAGCAGGCACGAAGGATCGTAAAGGAAGGAACCGACACGATACTTCGCGAGGTCGAAAGCCTCAAGGCAATGGTCGATGAATTTTCGCGATTCGCCCGCCTGCCAAATGCTAAGCTCGAAACTTGCGGTATAAATGACATCGTTCGACGATCGCTATCAATGTATCAGGATCGTGTAGCCGACCTCGCAATTATCGCCGACCTAAGCGAAGACCTGCCGGACGTGTCAGCGGATGCCGAGCAGTTAAAGCGAGTATTTGTTAATCTGATACAGAACGCTATCGAGGCATTTCCGGCAGATTCAGAGGATCGCCAGATCAATATTTCGACTCGATATGAGATTGCCCGCGATCTGGTCGTGGTCGAGGTCGCGGACAACGGTGCCGGGATACTGCCGAGCGACTTGCAAAAGCTGTTTCAGCCCTATTTTTCGACCAAGGGACGCGGTACCGGTTTGGGCCTTGCGATCGTTCAGAGAATAATCGGCGAGCACCAGGGAAAGATAAAGGTGGCGGCAAATCATCCGCGTGGTGCTAAGTTCATTATCGAATTGCCGACAATTGGATAG
- a CDS encoding sigma 54-interacting transcriptional regulator, producing the protein MQCGHCANRSRSSHRPTDAYLISGESGTGKELVARAIHAQSKRRNAALSRSTQRQFPKNWSSLSYSVTQKVHSPRDEG; encoded by the coding sequence TTGCAATGCGGGCACTGCGCAAACAGATCTCGATCGTCGCACCGTCCGACGGACGCGTACCTGATCTCAGGCGAGAGCGGCACCGGCAAGGAACTGGTGGCGAGAGCCATTCACGCTCAGTCGAAACGCCGAAACGCCGCTTTGTCGAGATCAACTCAGCGGCAATTCCCGAAGAATTGGTCGAGTCTGAGCTATTCGGTCACGCAAAAGGTGCATTCTCCGCGCGATGAAGGCTAA
- a CDS encoding sigma 54-interacting transcriptional regulator, which yields MRSEICRRAYRPRCYGLEEQRFEPVGSNTPVSVDVRVISATNKPLDGLIENGNFRSDLFYRLNVIPFPDTATPRTTRGHTAAGRSF from the coding sequence ATGAGATCGGAGATATGTCGCCGCGCGTACAGGCCAAGATGCTACGGTTTGGAGGAGCAGCGATTTGAACCGGTCGGCAGTAATACGCCGGTATCGGTGGATGTCCGCGTGATCTCGGCGACCAATAAACCGCTCGACGGGCTGATCGAGAACGGCAATTTCAGGTCGGATCTGTTCTATCGTCTGAATGTGATCCCGTTTCCAGATACCGCCACTCCGCGAACGACCCGAGGACATACCGCTGCTGGTCGATCATTTTAA